A window of Littorina saxatilis isolate snail1 linkage group LG7, US_GU_Lsax_2.0, whole genome shotgun sequence contains these coding sequences:
- the LOC138970451 gene encoding uncharacterized protein: MELNIDAICEEMENHEDTDDFSPSEESPASSRMPACVTFSLVTPAVLAEVQQQICEDKCLPSEVRESFKYDTDGLNRLAEHLRFINDCLVPRTRFINSSAEKAWSRFHRASGDHLPRLSQALGVPLPHVFHLCLKTFIKLVDINYYRTSSSAPSTSATPSTPTPVSNEEKDILNYIGGSIVRKVQDKIKRQKKSSDALLNILQTMKADTAGPEGTSAESQSLTATHDRGGLTYVSTAVTTLLTHMEDIFRMHFSLTGSTTTAFVAHCLNSDVITTSFFEMTYDCESEDDEKTVILTEICKLFHKIRIHHKCRTFMDAYRAEKCLFKKQKGLRKNLKAKE; the protein is encoded by the exons ATGGAGCTCAACATTGACGCGATCTGCGAA GAAATGGAGAACCATGAAGACACTGACGATTTTTCACCATCTGAAGAAAGTCCAGCTTCATCAAGAATGCCTGCCTGCGTGACATTTTCTCTG GTAACTCCAGCTGTCCTTGCAGAAGTGCAACAACAAATCTGTGAAGACAAGTGCCTTCCGTCAGAAGTAAGGGAGTCTTTCAAGTATGATACAG ATGGCCTGAACAGACTGGCAGAGCACCTAAGGTTCATCAACGACTGCCTCGTTCCCAGGACCAGGTTTATCAACTCGTCTGCAGAAAAGGCCTGGAGCCGCTTCCACAGAGCTTCTGGGGACCATCTGCCTAGGCTGTCACAAGCCCTCGGAGTACCACTGCCTCACGTCTTTCACCTTTGCCTGAAGACCTTCATCAAACTAGTTGACATCAACTATTACAGAACGTCGTCATCAGCACCCTCTACTTCTGCTACACCTTCCACACCAACCCCAGTTTCCAATGAGGAAAAAGACATTTTAAATTACATCGGTGGGAGCATCGTACGAAAAGTGCAGGACAAAATAAAGCGGCAAAAAAAAAGCAGCGACGCTTTGCTTAATATTTTGCAGACAATGAAGGCTGATACTGCTGGGCCAGAGGGAACAAGTGCAGAGAGTCAGTCGCTGACAGCCACACATGACAGGGGTGGTCTGACGTACGTCAGTACAGCAGTCACTACTCTGTTGACTCATATGGAGGATATTTTCCGGATGCACTTCTCGCTGACAGGCTCTACTACTACTGCTTTTGTTGCGCACTGTTTAAATTCTGATGTTATTACAACTTCTTTTTTTGAAATGACATATGATTGTGAATCTGAAGATGATGAGAAAACTGTTATTTTGACTGAAATTTGTaaattatttcacaaaatcagaATTCACCATAAATGCAGAACTTTTATGGACGCCTACCGAGCCGAGAAGTGCTTGTTCAAAAAGCAAAAAGGACTGCGAAAAAATCTAAAAGCAAAAGAGTAG